The window CACTTTCAATATCGAGCCACTCCTTCGACCATAAACAAAAATCACCGGTCTTCAGTACACGTGGATGGGGATCTTCCAATAGCGCTTCCGAAACTTCGTCCGTAAATTTCTTTACCTCTTCGGGGCTCATCTCATCCACATCATGCTGCTCTATTAAATATGGCAGTAAATTTCGCGGCAATAGTGGATTGGCTTCCGTCATCTGGTTCTTTGCCGATCGCCGGGGACTCAGTTCCTCTAAAAATTCAGGCGCCTCCGGTTCAGGCGGCTGCTCCCCTTTCACCTCACCGGGATTTTTAAACGCATCAACAATCACCCCATCCTCAACTAAAAACACATTAGGGTTTCCACTGAAAAGTTTGAAGAGCAAATGCTGACCGTTATCAAAATAGATAGAAACCAACCGATCCTTATCAGCCAATCGCATATCAATAATTTCTTGTCCCTCAAGCCCTTCAAAAAAATCAATGACATTACTTTTTTTGGGAGGTCGATAGAAATCCAAAAACAAAACAGTTTCGCGCGGATTCGCACTAAATATTAACCGCGATGTCTCGTTGTTATCCGTCACATAAATATGGAGAACGTCTTTGTGAGGAGAAATAGCAAAGTCAAAAAATGAACCCTCAATTTTTTCTTTTATCTCACGGTTTAAATATATTAGTGTATAAAAGTTGTTCATGCTTTAAAGAGACGTTCTTAAAACAAAAAATTTAAACTTAACAAGTTGGACGAATGACATATCCGATTTTCAACTCTGTAGTGAACCGGATAGAAAGTGACTTAATAAAGAGAGACTTTACCATAAATACCTTTCGAACTTGGAATGAAGATAGAATAAATGCAACGGGACTGGAAATTGAATTTGATCTTCGTCCCAAGTCGGATTTCCTTAAGGCACTATCTATAAATTTTGACTGGGATCGATTCCGTGAAACTGTACTTGCCAAACAACTTAAGGGGATGGAAGAACATCCTTTTTTGCAAGAAGATAAAATGGTAAGCACCTCCATATCACCGGCTATCGATATTGAGATTACGTGGTTGTTCAATGAAAAATCGCCTCAGTCAGGATTAGCAGCCCAAAACGGACATCATCGCCTGGAAGAGGCCAGCCAATGGATGGAAGATATTAGCAAAGAAGTTAATGAGCTCTTGGCAGATGATGATATTATCACCCGCTGGCACATTGAAGTGGAAGGATCAGAAAGTGGAAAATATTTATCGGCTGTAAATCTAATTTCTTACTTCCAATATACGTTAGAAGATATGAACAGTCTTAACGACGTCCATGAATTTGTGAGCCGATGCCTGCAAGAACTGTTAGTAAAATCAAACCGAGTACTCCAGATAGCTGACCAGACGTTAGAATCTCAGGCTGCTTGATATCTTTCTGTAACCTTACTCAATAAAAAAGCCTTCAGTTTGTGCTGAAGGCTTTTTCTAAAATGGTACTAATCGCGCTACTTCTTTTTATGACGATTTTTGCGCAATCGTTTTTTTCGTTTGTGCTTAGCAATCTTTGATCGTTTCCTTTTCTTTCCGCTTGGCATAACAGTCACCTGCTTATTTAAAATTCTTGATACTAACTAAAAGTATCTGGGATAATAGTATTAACCCGGAAAGATACAATCATTCCGAACATAAAACCTGAAAATTTTCTACTCTCGCGTTAGAGTTTACTCATCTTCATCTTCCATTATAGATTCATTAACCGATTCCTTAAAATCTTTCGACATTTTTAGAACCGGCACATATTGCTCGGGGACAATAACTTCTTCATTCGTTTTTGGGTTACGCGCTACACGCTGAGCTCTTTTAACGACCTTAAATGTTCCAAATCCTCGTAATTCAATATGTTCTCCTCTCTCCATGGCATCAATCACTGTTTCCATAAAACCGTTCACAACAGCCTCGGTTTCAACCTTCGTAAGTCCCGTTGAAGATGCAATCACATCAACAATATCTGCTTTTGTCATAAAACCTCACCTTTTTATTTGCAATCACAATTAACCATTGAATCTGCTAAATGTAAGTACATTAGTACATTGGAAGAAAAACTCTTCTATATCATTTTAACGTTTTTTAATGGTTTGTCATAGCAGATTATCAATTAAACTTAAAAAATTCGGAAATCTTTTTATACATTCCGCCTGATTGTTTCTCAAAATAACCGAAGAATACTTTTTATCGCACATGGAGACATTTGATCAAATTATAAGTTGGCTTGTAGATATCATCTGGAATTGGCCGGAGACTTTTCCGGCGATGGTGGCAATACTGCTTGCCTTTGGATTATTTATTACCCTCAGGCTTGGTTTTATTCAAATCCGAAAGTTTAGTCACGGATTAAAAGTTGTAACGGGCTTTTATGACGATCCGGAAGACGAGGGAGACATCAACCACTTTCAAGCTTTGACAACAGCTCTCTCCGCAACTGTTGGTATCGGTAATATTGCGGGTGTGGCATTAGCTATTCACTACGGTGGACCCGGTGCACTTTTTTGGATGTGGGTTACTGCAGTTTTTGGGATGGCTATAAAATATACCGAGGTTACCCTTGCCCAGGAATATCGCGGCACTAATCCCGATGGCAGTGTTTCCGGCGGCCCCATGTATTATATTGAAAAAGGCTTAGGAGATAACTGGAAATGGTTAGCAGTAGCATTCGCTATTTCAGCAGCTATTTGTGCATTCCTTACTGGTAATGCGGTACAAGCAAATACCGTTGCCGATGTTATGAAAACAGATTTTCAAATTCCCGTTTGGATTACCGGGCTTGTTACCGCGAGTTTAGTTGCAGCTGTAGTTCTTGGTGGTATTAAACGGATTGGTAAAGTAACCTCCCGCCTTGTCCCTTTTATGGGAATTCTCTATGTGTTGGGAGCTTTGGTAATTTTGCTGATCAACTATCAGGATGTCATTCCAGCATTAACAGCTATTGTAAGCAACGCCTTTAATCCACAAGCCGGCGCGCTGGGAGTTGGCTCGGGAGCCATCATCTTTACATTAAGCTATGGAGTACAGCGTGGATTATTCTCGAACGAAGCCGGCCAGGGTTCTGCCCCTATCGCCCACTCTGCTGCTAAAACTGACCAACCCGTCCGCGAAGGTGTTGTTGCACTCCTTGAACCTTTTATTGATACTCTCGTCATTTGTACGATGACAGGATTGGTTATTATTTCTACCGGCGCTTGGGATATGCAGCACAAGTCTTCTATTGATCCCACTGCTGATATCGTAACGTATACCTATTCCGCTGAGGCCATAGATGGAGATCAAGCAGATGGAGCACCCGTTATTTACTTCGAAGACGGGCTGCCCACCAATGGTGAAATGACCCACTACGAAGCCCCGGTCGATACCATGTATACCGATGAATCCTATGCAACACCTTTCAATGGCCGTATTACACTTACTCCACAATCAAATGGCGATGGATATCGTGGCGTAACGGTGTACACCAATAACGATC of the Fodinibius sp. Rm-B-1B1-1 genome contains:
- a CDS encoding HU family DNA-binding protein; translation: MTKADIVDVIASSTGLTKVETEAVVNGFMETVIDAMERGEHIELRGFGTFKVVKRAQRVARNPKTNEEVIVPEQYVPVLKMSKDFKESVNESIMEDEDE
- a CDS encoding sodium:alanine symporter family protein, yielding METFDQIISWLVDIIWNWPETFPAMVAILLAFGLFITLRLGFIQIRKFSHGLKVVTGFYDDPEDEGDINHFQALTTALSATVGIGNIAGVALAIHYGGPGALFWMWVTAVFGMAIKYTEVTLAQEYRGTNPDGSVSGGPMYYIEKGLGDNWKWLAVAFAISAAICAFLTGNAVQANTVADVMKTDFQIPVWITGLVTASLVAAVVLGGIKRIGKVTSRLVPFMGILYVLGALVILLINYQDVIPALTAIVSNAFNPQAGALGVGSGAIIFTLSYGVQRGLFSNEAGQGSAPIAHSAAKTDQPVREGVVALLEPFIDTLVICTMTGLVIISTGAWDMQHKSSIDPTADIVTYTYSAEAIDGDQADGAPVIYFEDGLPTNGEMTHYEAPVDTMYTDESYATPFNGRITLTPQSNGDGYRGVTVYTNNDQQLSSLYGGVVQNGAPLTAAAFERGLAPLIPGGGYLVTFAVLLFAISTSISWSYYGDRAAQYLFGFESIFWYRLAFVGMHFFGAVVTLTTIWAFGDVMLGLMAFFNIIALFALSGVAYRITKKYFENPDV